The proteins below are encoded in one region of Parvicella tangerina:
- the trpS gene encoding tryptophan--tRNA ligase gives MARILTGIQSTGTPHLGNILGAIMPAIEMSNEGDNESFLFIADMHSLTQIKDGNELRENTYSVAATWLAFGLDADKTVFYRQSDVPEVTELTWYLSCFFPYQRLTLAHSFKDKSDRLSDVNSGLFTYPMLMAADILLYDANYVPVGKDQLQHLEMTRDVASRINHHYNEELLIVPEAKVQEHTKLVPGTDGEKMSKSRDNFIDVFLADKALKKAINKKIITDATPLEEPKNTDDSALVGLYKLVASEEQYEELLSKLHAGGYGWGHAKGDLHQALISKFGEAREKYHHYMNNKKELDDVLAMGAEKARVVAKETLLRVRSKMGY, from the coding sequence ATGGCAAGAATTTTAACAGGAATACAAAGTACAGGAACCCCACATTTGGGAAATATTTTGGGGGCGATTATGCCTGCAATTGAAATGAGTAATGAAGGTGATAATGAGTCCTTCTTGTTTATCGCAGACATGCATTCATTAACACAGATTAAGGATGGTAATGAGCTAAGAGAGAATACTTACAGTGTAGCCGCTACTTGGTTGGCTTTTGGTTTGGATGCGGATAAAACGGTATTTTATCGTCAGAGTGATGTGCCTGAGGTAACAGAGTTAACCTGGTATTTAAGTTGTTTTTTTCCATATCAGCGTTTGACATTAGCTCACTCATTCAAGGATAAATCAGATCGACTATCAGATGTTAATTCGGGGTTGTTTACTTACCCCATGCTAATGGCAGCGGATATTTTGCTATATGATGCGAATTATGTTCCTGTCGGCAAAGACCAGTTACAACACCTTGAAATGACAAGGGATGTTGCTTCACGAATTAATCACCATTACAATGAAGAATTATTGATTGTGCCAGAAGCAAAAGTTCAGGAGCATACGAAGTTGGTTCCCGGAACTGATGGTGAGAAAATGAGTAAGTCTAGGGATAATTTTATAGATGTTTTTTTGGCAGACAAGGCATTAAAAAAGGCGATCAATAAAAAGATAATCACAGATGCGACTCCTTTGGAAGAGCCTAAGAATACGGATGATTCTGCTTTGGTCGGTTTGTATAAATTGGTTGCAAGTGAAGAACAATATGAAGAATTGTTAAGCAAACTACACGCTGGTGGATATGGATGGGGTCATGCGAAAGGAGATCTGCATCAAGCGTTAATCAGTAAGTTTGGTGAAGCCAGAGAAAAATATCATCATTACATGAATAATAAGAAAGAACTCGATGATGTCCTTGCAATGGGTGCCGAAAAGGCAAGAGTTGTAGCCAAAGAGACTTTATTGAGAGTTAGAAGTAAGATGGGGTACTAG